A window of the Mus pahari chromosome 1, PAHARI_EIJ_v1.1, whole genome shotgun sequence genome harbors these coding sequences:
- the LOC110331578 gene encoding sialic acid-binding Ig-like lectin 10 produces the protein MSLLLFLLTLLLDGSQGQMESYFLQVQRLVKVQEGLCIFVPCSFSSPEKRWLSRSPAYGYWFKDIRMSSLKFPVATNNKYKPLEWEAQGRFQLLGDISQKNCSLLIKDVQWKDSTSYFFRMERGAERFTFREEFQLQVDALTQKPDIFIPEILEPGQPVTVVCLFSWTFNQCPAPSFSWMGDAVSFQESRPHTSNYSVLSFIPGLQHHDTELTCQLDFSRKSTQRTVRLSVAYAPRSLAISIFHDNVSVPDLHENPSHLEVQQGQSLRLLCTADSQPPATLSWVLEDRVLSWSSPVGSRTLALELPWVKAGDSGHYTCQAENRMGSQQHTLDLSVLYPPQDLRVTVSQTNRTVLEILRNGISLPVLEGQSLCLICVTYSNPPANVSWAWVTQTLIPIQSSEPGVLELPLVQREHEGEFTCAAQNPLGAQRISLSLSVHYPPQMSRPSCSWEAEGLHCNCSSRAWPAPSLRWRLGEGLLEGNSSNASFTVTSSSLGPWVNSSLSLLQELGPSLWLSCESWNTHGAQTTSVLLLPDKDSSAAFSKGAVLGFGITALLAVCLIVVIMKTLQKKGTQEETSRPKLSRGSTILDYINVGPKARSLARNWKAEPDAPSGSSPLDTHVPKPKKKQKDTHFTSPGCPYPKSSSQAPVSENNPEELHYAALNFSRLRLQETQDPQDTYSDYAEVRVH, from the exons ATGTcactgctgctgttcctgctgacCTTGCTGTTGGATG GGTCTCAAGGCCAGATGGAGAGCTACTTCCTACAGGTGCAGAGACTTGTGAAGGTGCAGGAGGGTCTGTGCATCTTCGtgccctgctccttctcctcccctgagAAAAGATGGCTTAGCCGCTCCCCAGCTTATGGTTACTGGTTCAAAGACATCAGAATGTCATCACTTAAATTTCCAGTGGCcacaaataacaaatataaacCGTTAGAATGGGAAGCCCAAGGGCGATTCCAGCTCTTGGGGGATATCTCTCAAAAGAATTGTTCCTTGCTAATCAAAGATGTTCAGTGGAAAGACTCAACAAGCTATTTCTTCCGGATGGAGAGGGGAGCTGAGAGATTCACTTTCAGGGAGGAGTTCCAGCTGCAAGTGGATG CCCTCACTCAGAAGCCAGATATCTTCATTCCTGAGATCCTGGAGCCTGGGCAGCCAGTGACCGTTGTCTGCTTGTTTTCCTGGACCTTCAACCAATGCCCAGCTCCTTCTTTCTCCTGGATGGGGGATGCTGTCTCCTTCCAAGAAAGCAGACCACACACATCCAATTACTCAGTGCTGAGCTTTATCCCAGGACTTCAACACCATGATACTGAGCTCACATGTCAGCTGGACTTCTCTAGAAAGAGCACACAGAGGACTGTCCGACTGAGTGTGGCCT ATGCCCCCAGATCGCTTGCTATCAGCATTTTCCATGACAATGTATCAG TTCCAGACTTGCATGAGAATCCTTCACATCTGGAAGTTCAGCAAGGCCAGTCTCTACGCCTCCTCTGTACTGCTGACAGCCAGCCCCCTGCTACACTGAGCTGGGTCCTGGAGGACCGAGTCCTTTCTTGGTCCAGCCCTGTGGGGTCTAGAACCCTGGCACTGGAGCTGCCCTGGGTGAAGGCCGGAGATTCTGGACACTACACCTGCCAAGCAGAGAATAGGATGGGTTCCCAGCAACATACCCTGGACCTCTCTGTGCTGT ATCCCCCACAGGACCTGAGAGTGACTGTTTCCCAAACAAACAGGACAG tGTTGGAAATCCTCAGGAATGGCATCTCCCTCCCAGTCCTGGAGGGTCAAAGCCTGTGCCTAATCTGTGTCACCTATAGCAATCCCCCAGCCAATGTGAGCTGGGCTTGGGTGACACAGACCCTGATCCCAATCCAGTCTTCAGAACCTGGGGTGCTGGAGCTGCCTCTGGTCCAGAGAGAACATGAAGGAGAATTCACCTGTGCTGCACAGAACCCACTGGGTGCCCAGCgcatctctctgagcctctctgTGCACT accCGCCCCAGATGTCCAGACCCTCCTGCTCCTGGGAAGCTGAGGGTCTGCACTGCAACTGCTCCTCCAGAGCCTGGCCTGCCCCCTCCCTGCGCTGgcggctgggggaggggctgctggaGGGGAACAGCAGCAATGCCTCCTTCACAGTCACTTCCAGCTCACTTGGACCCTGGGTCAACAGCTCCTTGAGCCTCCTTCAGGAGCTGGGGCCCAGCCTCTGGCTCAGCTGTGAGTCCTGGAACACCCACGGGGCCCAGACCACCTCTGTCCTGCTGCTACCTG ATAAAGACAGTTCCGCAGCATTCTCCAAGGGAGCAGTTTTGGGCTTTGGCATTACAGCCCTCCTTGCCGTCTGCCTCATCGTGGTCAT CATGAAGACCCTCCAGAAGAAAGGAACCCAGGAGGAAACCTCCAGGCCCAAGCTCTCACGGGGCAGCACAATCCTGGATTACATCAATGTGGGCCCCAAGGCCAGGTCCCTG GCTCGGAACTGGAAAGCTGAACCAGACGCCCCTTCTGGGAGCTCACCCCTGGACACTCACGTCCCTAAAccaaagaagaagcagaaggacaCACATTTTACATCCCCTGGTTGCCCATATCCCAAATCATCCTCTCAGGCTCCAGTCTCTGAAAATAACCCGGAAGAACTCCACTATGCTGCTCTCAACTTCTCCCGCCTGAGACTGCAGGAGACCCAGGATCCCCAAGACACCTATTCTGATTACGCAGAGGTCAGAGTCCACTGA